The sequence TCGAGGGGGCCATGCGGCTGTTCCGGGAAGGCGGTTCGGCCGGGCTGAAGGTCGTCATGACATCGGACCGGTCCGGTTTCCTCGGAGCGATCTCGTCGGTCTTCGCGGACAAGCTGATCCTGCGGATGGCCGACCCGAACGACTACGTCAACGGCGGCCTGGGCCCGCGTGACGTGCCGAAGAACATGCCGTCCGGACGGGCGCTGCGCCCCACCGACCACGGCGTCCAGGAGAACCAGGTGGCGCTGCTGGCCGCGGACCCGGCCGGCCAGGCGCAGGTGGAGGTGCTGCAGCGGATCGGACGGCAGTCCACCGAGCGGATCGGGCGGGTGGGGCGGCTGCCGAAGCCGCAGCGGCCGATGCGGGTGGACGCGCTGCCGCCGCGGGTCACGCTGACCGACGCGATGGCGCTCGACCCGGACTTCACGCCGTCGTCGCCGCTGTGGGCGCTGATGGGCGTGGGCGGCGACGAGTTGGCGCCGGTCGGGATCGATCTGCAGGACGCCGGGCCCGGGTTCGTGATCGCCGGGCCGCCGAAGTCGGGCCGCTCGACGGCGCTGATCACGGCGGCACGGTCGCTGCTCGCCGCCGGTACGCCGGTGGTGCTGGTCACCCCGCGCCGTTCCCCGCTGCGCGACCTGGCCGGTCAACCCGGCGTGCTGGGACTGCTGATGGGCACCGACGCGAGCGCGGAGGACCTGACGGAGCTGACCGGCAAGGCGGGCGGCGAGAAGTTCGTGGTCCTCGTGGACGACAGCGAACTCCTCTACGACACCACGCTGGAGACGGCGCTGGAGGAGGTCGTCAAGAGCGGCATGGACGGCGACCACGCGCTGATCGCGGCCGGGTCGGCGGACTCGATGGGCTCGCAGTACCGCGGTTTCGTGGTGGAGGCGCGGAAGTCGCGCAACGGCATGTTGCTGTCGCCGCAGGGCGGTTCCGAGGGCGACCTGTTCAACGTGCGGCTGCCGCGGGACGTGGGCGGCGGCCCGCTCGGCCGCGGTCTGCTGATCCGCGGGGGCACGGTGATGCAGGTGCAGGCGGCGGAGCCGGTGTAGTCGGGGTTCGCTTTACGGGGACCTGCGTGCAACTGGCCTGCGGGGCCGCGCCGTTCAAGGGCGCGGCCCCGCTTACGTCTCCGGCCGGCTGACCGGCTGACTGGGCGGCTGGGGCAGGCGCGGGCACGACGGGCAGGCGCCCGGGCGGGTGGAAGGGCGGGGGCATGCGGAAGGGCCGGGCGGTCGGAGCGATGCTCCGAAGCCCGGCCCTTGCGGTACCGCGCGGCCTCGAACGTGACCGGACCAGCGTCAGCTGGTGGCGTGCTCGATGTTGGTCGCGTTGGTCTTGGCGGAGTTCTGGGCCTCGTGAAGCGTCGACACGAACTTCTCGAAGGTCGGCTTCAGCTGCTCCCACTCGCTGCGGAACTGGTTGGCGCGCGGGCCCTTCCAGTAGTCCGCACTGCTGCTGGTCGCAGAGTGAAGGTGGTTGATCAGCGTCGCGAGGTTACCGGCCTCGGTTCCGAACTTTCCCGCCAGTGCAGTCAGTTGGGCGATATCGGCGCCCTGCATACCCGCCATGTGCGTCCCTCCCCGTTAGTAGGAAAACGTGGCGGACACCTCATCCGCCATACGGGACGCTAGCAAACGGGGGCCGTGAATGCAGCCCCCGTCCCAGACGCCCCGCCCGTTTGTTGCCGAACGTGGACATCACCACGGGAACGTCACCCACGGGACGCGGTCCGCCCACTGTTCGGTGCGTGCCGCTGTTCCGTGCGTGCCGCGTTATTCAGCTGCTGGGCAAGCCGGTTCGGGTGAACGTGTCGGTGGGTCCGTCGGTCCACTGCACGGTGAGCGTCTTGCCGTCCGCGGCCATCACGCCGTGTCCGGAGGTCCGTTCCTTGTCGCCGTCCATGCAGGTCATGGTCAGGTGGACGCCGTCCCGGTCGGTGTAACTGCCGCCGCACAGGTGGTCGCTGGTCAAGGCGGCCTTGCCCTTGCCGAGCACGAGTTGCACTTTCACCCCGTCGACGGTGGCGAGCCAGACGCCCTCGACGGTCTGTGTGGAGTCCGTGGACGCCCCACCGGTGTCGCCGCCCTCCGCGGTGTCGGTGGCCGAACCGGTCGCGCTCGGCGTGCCGGTGCTCGCGGCGGAGACCGACGGCGCCGGCGGCAGCGTGGCCGTCCGGCTCGCGCTCGGTTCCTTCCTGGCGTCGGTGCTGCGCCCGCTGCCACCACACCCGGTCAGCAGGAGTGCTGCGGCGACCACCGCGGCGGCGGTCGCCGTACCCGCGTACCGGGCCGCCGTGGCGCGGCCGCGCAGGCCCGCGGCACCCGGCCGGCTCTGACCGTCCCCGCGGTTTCGACTTCGACTGCGACTTCGACGACTCAAACGACTCCGACAGCGCATCCGCACTCCCCCATGTCGCGATGTGGAACCCAGCGGACACGCAAGCTACCAGCAGCCGAACGACTACGCGCAGTCCGAACCCCCGTCCCGCCCGCACCTCACCCCGACAGCCACGCACGGCTCCACATTCGCCACACACAGGCACCACAACACCCGCTCCCGCCTCCCAGCAGCCTCACCGCCGCGACACAGCCACGGGCCGACGCCGTACGGGTGATGACGGCGCGGGCGCCCGTCTCGCTCGGGCCTGTCCCGGCCTTCGGTACGCGGCCCGGTGAGCGCGCGGCCACGTCGGTCCGCGTCCCGGTCGGCGCCCGTCTCCGCCAACCGGCTGGGCGCTCCCGACCGGGTCATGCCGAGCCCGCGGCCTCCCGTTCGGCGAGGGCCTCACCGACGAAACGCTCCAACGTCTCCACCCAGGCCTCGGGTTGGTCCCACGGAGCGAGATGACCGGCGTCGGCTATCTCGGCGTAGCGCCCGCGCGGCAGGACACGGACCATCTCCTGCGCCTCGGCGCGGCCCAACTCGCCGGCCGGCCCGCGGACGACGAGCGCCGGGCAGTGCACCCGGGCCAACTCGTCCCAGTGGGCGTCACGTATCCAGGGGTCGCGGGAGCCGAGCAGATGCGCGGGTTCGTACATCGGGCGCCAGCCGTCCTCCCGTTCGCTCATCACCTCGGCGAAGAAGTCGCCGCGAACCGGGTCAGGCGGATCGGCCCACGGGTCGGTGACGCCGAACCACTGGCGTACGTCGCCGAGCGTGGCGAAGGGCAGCGGCCAGGACGCCAGCCACTCCGCCCACTCCCGCTGTCCCGCCTCCCCCAGGGCCGAGGCGCGCATGTCGCAGATGACGACGGCCGCCACGAGGTCGGGCCGCCGCGCCGCGCACTGCCAGGCGGTCAGCGCGCCCATGGAGTGGCCGACGAGGGTGACCGGACCGAGGTCGAGTTGCTCGATGGCGGCGATGGCGTCACGCACGTACGCCTCAGGGGTGTAGGGGCCGTCGGGCTTGCCGCTGTGGCCGTGGCCGCGCTGGTCGAGAGCGAGCGCTCGATAGTGCGGGGCGAGCCGCCTGGCGGTGGCGGCCCAGTGCGAGGCGCGGCCGAGCAGGCCGTGCAGCAGCAGCATTCCGGGGCGGGGCTCGGCGCCCCCGTCCGCCGCCGGGCGCCCGGCGGCCAGGGCCACGCCGCTCGCCGCGCGCACGTCGGCCCGTACGGCCCTGCCCATGCCCGCACCGGCAGGCAGGCCCGCACCCGCGGGTGCGCCCGGCCCGGCCGCGGCCGACCCGCCGTACTCCCACGCCGCGAGCCGCAGACCGCCCGCTCCCGTGACGTCATGCCGTGTGGCCA comes from Streptomyces sp. NBC_00448 and encodes:
- a CDS encoding WXG100 family type VII secretion target yields the protein MAGMQGADIAQLTALAGKFGTEAGNLATLINHLHSATSSSADYWKGPRANQFRSEWEQLKPTFEKFVSTLHEAQNSAKTNATNIEHATS
- a CDS encoding alpha/beta fold hydrolase, yielding MATRHDVTGAGGLRLAAWEYGGSAAAGPGAPAGAGLPAGAGMGRAVRADVRAASGVALAAGRPAADGGAEPRPGMLLLHGLLGRASHWAATARRLAPHYRALALDQRGHGHSGKPDGPYTPEAYVRDAIAAIEQLDLGPVTLVGHSMGALTAWQCAARRPDLVAAVVICDMRASALGEAGQREWAEWLASWPLPFATLGDVRQWFGVTDPWADPPDPVRGDFFAEVMSEREDGWRPMYEPAHLLGSRDPWIRDAHWDELARVHCPALVVRGPAGELGRAEAQEMVRVLPRGRYAEIADAGHLAPWDQPEAWVETLERFVGEALAEREAAGSA